From the Kogia breviceps isolate mKogBre1 chromosome 10, mKogBre1 haplotype 1, whole genome shotgun sequence genome, the window GGGCGGGGCTTACGGCTGAGCGAGGCTCAGGGTGTAGGGGTGCAGCTGAGGGGCTCTGGACCCTCGCAGACCCCGCGGAGGCCGAAGGGAACCCCGAGGTGCGCGAGAGCAGCTGCGTCATGAAACAGACCCAGTACTACTTCGGTTCGGTGAACGCTTCCTACAACGCCATCATAGACTGCGGAAACTGCTCCAGGTGCGCGCGCGGAGCTGGCcagaggggcggggccgggccgggccgggccgggccgaggcTGCAGAGGggaggcgaggggaggggagtggcggCGGGGTGGGGCGAACCTCATCGCCCCGCCTTTATGTGCTGCCTCCAGGCTCTTCCACGCGCAGAGACTCACCCACACCAACCTTCTCTTCGTGGTGGCCGAGAAGCCGCTGTGCAGCCAGTGTGAGGCTGGCCGGCTGCTGCAGAAAGAGACACACTGTATCCTTCCCGCGCTGCTACCCGGCCCCTCCCGCCCAGCGCGTTCCCTCCGTGCCGCCGCCCCCTTGActccccacccatgcccagcGGACGGCCCGGAGCAGTGTGAACTGGTGCAGAGACCGCGATACCGGAGAGGCCCACACATCTGCTTCGACTACAACGCCACGGTGAGGAGTGGGGCGGCGGCCTTGACCTGCAgctcccctgccccagggctAGCGGCCCTGCGCACCCCCTGCCCGCCCAACCCGGGCAGACCGGCTGCTCCTTGTCTCTTTCCGCAGGAAGATACCTCAGACTGCGGCCGCGGAGCCTCTTTCCCACCGTCGTTGGGCGTCCTGGTGTCTCTGCAGCTGCTGCTCCTCCTGAGCCTGCCTCCCCGGCCGCAGCCTCAAGTCCACGCCCACCGTTCTCGCCGCCTCTgagtgccccctccccccactaggCCTCCCCGCCGCTCCACTGCTCCCTCGCCTCACACTTCCCACCTTAGAGCCTCGCCCCCCTCCCTCACTGAAGGACCTGAGTGCGCCTGGCCCCGAGAATCTGCGCCttggagttgggggggggggagtcccGAAGGAGGGCGCCGCAGGTCTTTGGCCCCCAAGCCACGTCTGGCTGCTGAACTGTAAGTGTCCTCAGACCCCTCATTCCCACTGGACTCACCCACCCCGGAGGGCTGGGCCAGGGAGGCCACAGTACTGGTGCCAAACCAGGCCTCCGCTGCCCGCCCTGCCCCGAGGCTCCCTTTGTGTGGAAGACCTAGGCCTTGCCCCAGCTGGACTCCTGTAACCTGGCCCTTCTGCTCCACCCAGGACTAAATCTGGGAATAATAGAGGAAATTGATATGGGCAGTTTGAGGCCTGTGCATCCCAGCTTAAGTCCTGGCAGGAGAGAGGTCCTGGGGCAGCCCGCAATGAGCTCCTGCCTCTCTCAGGCCTACAGCCACCTCTCCGTCCCCAAGCCCGGCAGGTGGCAGGACAGTGACTGACACTGGCTAAGACTCAACCCCATACACACCTGGAGCCCTGAGGGCAGAAACTGGACTCTGACATACCcaggagggcacacacacaaacacagacgtgcacagacacacacaccctggggtggggtgagggtgggggctcACAAAGCCTTATACGGGGTGAGGGGCTGGTGGGAGGTTGGCATGTGCACACTCCATCTCCTGCTCACCATCCGCCTCTTATCTGACCTGTAACCCAGCTGGTCCCCCATCTCTAAAGCTGAATGTCAAACAGTGCCAAATGCTGGGGCAAAGGGTGAAGACCCCTCTGTCCTGACCTAGCCGCCAGTGTCCCCTTAATGCCCCTGACCCTGCCAGGTGCTCATTGTAACCATTTCTCACTAGTGTCAGGCCCCCAGTGGGACCACATGCCACTGCCTGCACCCCTCAGCAGAGGAACTCTCACCAGGCATCACCCTTTGCCTTAGCGGGGGTGACTTGATTACTCCTAGCTGGGTCATCCCACCCCCAATCTGCCCCTTATACTCTCAGGCCTGTCTCTTTCCCACTCACACACTCCCTAGCCAAACTGCTCCTCCCTGCTGAACATACtcgcacatacatacacacatatacattgtgcacacacacaggctgGGCCTGGGAACATCTCTTCACACCATTCATTCTGGTCATTTCTTGCAAAGGCATCCCAGCCTGGGGGCCATTGGGGGACTGAGGGCAGGGGGATATGGCCGTAGGGCTCAGATGGactgggaggagggggggagggtgATGCATTAATTAATGGCTCCGTTAATTAATGTCACGTTGCTTGTCGCTTtctcagtgtgtgtgtatggtccATGCCCACTGCTGGTGCCAGGGTGGGCACCCATGCTGTACACCCAGCCTAGATGCCAGCCATGTCTTGCGGGGGCGTGTGTGTAACTGTAGTGTAGTCAGGTGCTCAatggagaatataaaaattaaaaaagaaacatatacagataaattaatatatattttaagtttaaaaaacagaaaagcagacaAAGCAATCCCCATCAGGTAGTTGTCAAACCCCCAGCTGGGTCTGATCCTTCTCATCACCCACCCGACCTGGCTGTCCCTCACCTCGGGCTCGGGGGATCTTTGGGGGACTGGGGGGCCATTTCCTTttatctgccctttttttttttggttgttctaTTTTGTACAGACAAGTCGGAAAAACAACAGCGacaaaaaagtcaagaaactttgtaaaatattgtgtgtgtgattccttgtaaaatattttcaaatggtttATTACAGAAGATCAGTTATTAAATAATGTTCATATTTTCACTTCAAATGGTTCCCATACACTGTCTCTGCCCTGGATTGAGGACTGAGTGGCTTGAAGACAGGTGGCCATGACCTCAGAGCCCCACTTACCACTTAATTGGGAGTGAAGGCCATAGCAATCCAGGTCTCTGGTGGGTAGAGGGCATGACGCTTCCCAGGCCTCATAAGTGCTAGATCCTTGACATCCTTTGTCTTGTATAATCTTCTCAAAAGCcttcaggagggcttccctggtggtgcagtggttgagaatctgcctgccgatgcaggggacatgggttcgtgccccggtccgggaagatcccacatgccgtggagcggctgggcccgtgagccatggtcactgagcctgtgcgtccggagcctgtgctctgcaacgggagaggcccgcgtaccacagaaaaaaaaaaagcctccaagtaaagctgtctttaaaaaaaaaaaagtctcccagAGGCTCAAGGCCAAGACTGTGGAGGAAAGAAGATGGAGATGAGATGCAGGCTTCTAGCCAATAGGATCAGACTACCTGGGCCTACGCAGGTCCTCCAGGTGGAGCAAAGAGTGAATACCTGGCCCAAGTCCATGACTTCTTGCTTGAGGGCCAGTGCTGCTGTCCAGAGGAGGCCAAGGCCTGGCCCACCCACAAGCATGATGGCCACTCCTTCCCAGCCCAGGGGAGGCCTGGTGCTGTCGGCCACTGCTGCTCACGCTGGAACACAGCTCTGAGTCTATTTCAGCAAATCTCGGGCCTCCCTCTGGCAAACCCTACACCCTTGTTCATTTTAATCCCAACTCTCTTAATAGTCAATCCTATTCTGTGTGACCTTCGAGTTTCTTTTCAACGGGAAAGACTTATAACCACCAGTGCAGAGATTTCCCAGTACTACTGACACTTGCTCTCTTAGAGTACACACTCCACACTATGCACTCACCCTGTGCTGAGTCCTCACCATAACATTAGAGTTGGATATTAGTTTATCTCCATACTGCAGATGAGCAAGTTGAGACTTAGGAGAAATCCTTTCTCCCAGATGCAAGAAACCAGCAAAGGTTTTGGAAATGAGGTGGCCGGTGGCTTGGGGACCTtggatgctaaataaataaaagggcattccaggccttagtgaagACACCTTTCCTCACCCTCTGCAAGGGTTGGCCACAGAGCAAAGCCTAACTAGCAACCCCTGAGGCAgctcccatgctccgcaacagccCCAGAGGTCCTGGGGTAGACCTGCCAGGTAAAATACAGAACATCCAATCAAATTTGGAATTTCAGATAATGAATATTCTTTAGTATGTTCCCAACATTGCATGGGACATAACTATGCTAAAAATTGAAGACATGCTTATActgaaaaaattattcattgtttaactGAAATTCTAATTGAATGCCCTGTATTTTGATTTGCtatatctggcaaccctaccctGGGGTGGCATCCAGCAGGAGCCCAGAGCCCAAAGATAAAGGAAAGCAACACCTTTTGTGATCTGGAAGGCTGTGCACAGGTCGGCAGTTGTATTGAGATCAGTGGCGGAAAGGAAGGGATTCTGCACTTTATGAATGTACTTtgtcatacatttattttaattatatgcacatttttaaaagtaactcaatatacaaaaaacaaaaatcagttttgCACAGGACACAACCTACCTGAAGCCACCATTGCAGTGAGGTGGAGGCCCAAGGCCAGCCTGACCCAAGTTTGTGCAGAGACCTCTCTTCATCAGGATCAGCGATTGACTGTGGTGAGGAAGAGAGTCACTAAGAGAAGCCCAGTCTCACCCCTTTGGGGGCTGGAAATCCGAGTTCGAGTATGGGCTCCACCTCATTTGTAACAAGGGCAGCCTGGGCAACACACTCACTGAGCACCCAGGGTGGACTGGCATTATACACGCCAGTCCCCTTGGATCCTCACGGTAGGTCCtgtcatcatctccattttactgtCCATGAATTTGAGTTTCAACAAAGTTCGGGAATTTGGCCATTGTCACACAGCCGCCAAAACGCAGAGCAAGAATTCCAACCTGGGTCAGGCCCACACCAGACCGCGGAAGTTCCAGGAGTTCGCGCCCCCTGGACCATCCAACATTCTTACCTGCACACCTGCCCACTAGGACACACCCACGCAGATAAACAGGCACACACTGAGCCAATCCTTCCGGGAAATTCAGCACGCGCGTGGCCTGCAGCTGTGCTGCCGCTGGTACCCGCCGCTCTCCTGAGGTTAGCGATGCCCGttcaccctcccccacctctggaGAACCGACGGAAACGGTCCTGCGAACTACAACTCCCAAGCACACCTCCTCTTCCGGCGCACAGCCTCCTGGGACTTGTTGTTCTACCCAGAACCCTGATATCCGCCGGTCCCGGCTCCGGCCGAGGACTCCATGTCCCAGCATGCCGCGGAACCGCAAGGCCGACGCTCAGAGGGCATCCTGCTGCCTCCCCGGGCGCGCAGGCGCAGCGCCGCTGTTTGTCGGCGCCTGAGAAGGGAGGAGGTACGGTCGAAGCCGAGGCCGAGGCGGAGCTGACCAGACTTGTCTCCGGCCCAGAACCAGCCTCCAGTCCCGCGTCGACCGTAGGGCCCCAGAGTGGATGGAGAAGATCGAGCCCTGAGATCACCGCCAGTCCGGTCGGCTCGGTGGCCACACAGAGCAGGCAGGCAGGCGTGCCTAAGCTGCCCAGGGCCTTCCCTCAGATCCCCGGAGAGGGGCCTAGGCCCCGGCCCCGCGACCAGGCCCGGCTCTGCCCTTTGGGACCGGAGTCGACCCGACCGGAAGTGGAGCTTTCACCGGGGCCATAGGCCAGTGACTAGGTCGGACCCGGGCCTCCCGGCGGGGCCGGACTGGGACGAGGCCCCGGGGAGGCCCCTAGCCCACTAAACCCTTTCCTAAGGCCGACGCCCGCTAGGAAGATGCAGCGCGCCCTACCGGGCGCCCGCCAACACTTGGGGGCCATCCTGTCCAGCGCCAGCGTGGTGGTGAAGGCTCTGTGCGCTGCGGTACTATTCCTCTACCTGCTGTCCTTCGCCGTGGACACGGGCTGCCTGGCGGTCACCCCAGGCTACCTCTTTCCACCCAACTTCTGGATCTGGACCCTGGCCACCCATGGGCTGGTGGAACAGCATGTGTGGGATGTGGCCATCAGCCTGGCCACAGTGGTGGTGGCTGGACGTTTGCTGGAGCCCCTCTGGGGGGCCTTGGAGCTGCTCATATTCTTCTCAGTGGTGAACGTGTCTGTGGGGCTACTGGGGGCCTTCGCCTACCTCCTCACCTACATGGCTTCCTTCAACTTGGTGTACCTTTTCACTGTCCGCATCCACGGCGCCCTGGGCTTCCTAGGTGGTGTCCTGGTGGCACTCAAGCAAACCATGGGGGACTGTGTGGTCCTGCGAGTGCCCCAGGTGCGTGTCAGTGTGGTGCCCATGCTGCTCttggggctgctgctgctgctgcggctgGCCACACTGCTCCAGAGCCCAGCACTGGCCTCCTATGGCTTTGGGCTGATCTCCAGTTGGGTGTATCTTCGCTTCTACCAGCGCCATAGCCGAGGCCGAGGTGACATGGCCGACCACTTTGCCTTTGCCACCTTCTTCCCTgagatcctgcagcctgtggtgGGGCTGTTGGCGAACTTGGTGCATGGCCTCCTGGTGAAGGTAAAGATATGCCAGAAGACAGTGAAGCGCTATGATGTGGGTGCCCCATCCTCCATCACCATCAGCCTCCCAGGCACAGACCCTCAAGACGCAGAGCGGAGAAGGTACTGTGGAATCTTACAAAACCTTGTCGAGCTAGGAGAGTATTATTAATCAAGTCACATTCCATCTGTTGAGGTGCTTGCTGTACGTAGGTTGGCAGCCTACAGTCAGATGTTGGGGCGgattcagaaagagagaaaagccagCTTGTGGCCTGGAGGTCAGCATTTAAGTGCTTGGGCTGCAGGAGGTGCTTTCCAAAATTAGAGAGTAAAAGTGGCCTTTCTCACCACTCAGGCCGCTTAAGTTTCAAGAAATGCCCTGCTTACTTTCGAGCTGTGTGAGGGGCAAATGGAGAGAGCCAGGTACACGTAACCCTGGCCTTGTCTCAGAATCTCCAAATCCTAGACACTGGTCCCGTGGGAGCCAGAAACAACGTGCTGGTCCTTCTTCCCCTgtgagagagggacagagaaggaGACATGGGATCCTTAAGAGATGGTCTGGGCCACCCTAGTTTCCAAACACTGGACTACACCCTCTTCCTGAGCCTTAATTCAGATGTTGTGCTTCTCTGCTGCTTATTTATTGAGAGGGAAGCCTGGGGTATAACTAGACTTAGAcacaccccctcacccccaccaccaccccgcctaCTCTGGCAGGCATGTGTCACCAAACCCAGGGGACAGCCACATGACCCACCGAGGGAGCCTGCTGACCACACCAGGAAGTGGAGACAACCTTTTCATTATCTGTAAACCAAGCCATCTGCACCATCAGGAATCCCAACTGAATTATTCACTGAATGCACCTTGGCCAGGGCAGGacagatctttttcaatccatctctttctctcccaggTCTGTGGACTTACCGGAATGGTCACTGCTCTGTTTccaacattattcttttttttttttttttaattttatttattatttttggctgcgtcgggccTTCATTGCttcatgcgggctttctctagctgcggcgagcgggggctactcttcattgcagtgcgcgggcttctcattgcggtggcttctcttgttgcagagcacaggctctaggtgcataggcttcagtagttgtggctcatgggctctagggcgcgtagccttcagtagttgtggcacacgggcttagttgctccacagcatgtgggatcctccctagccagggctcaaacccgtgtcccctacgttggcaggcggattcgtaaccactgcgccaccagaagcCCCCTCAACGTTATTCTtgagtgggttttttttgatgCAGTTACTTGAGTAGTGAAATTTAGAGCAGGCTTTGTTCATACTTTCTGCACCTGTCAAAGCCTTCTGATTTTGCTCACTTGTGAAATGAGTTCTTAGCAGGCAGCTTTATGAATTCAGCTGGACTTGTCCCTGTGCTTACTCTCCACTGGGGCTGTGGAGTGTGGGCCATACCCCTTTCTTGAAGGAGTTCCCAGCTGGGGAAGACCACAGACTACCATGGTCCAAGGTGGCAGGTGTTGAAAAGTACACACGGCATTCTGCAGAGCTTAATTGTGGGCTCTACAGTTTGTGTCTCTGTGGCTGATGAATCCTAAAGACCGAGGTCTCTATTAACCTTATCCAGTGGAGGAGATGCGGTCAGGAGGGCTGGGCATGGTAGAAACTGAGCTGTCCTCAGAGCTGTTCAGGTGATCCCAGGCCACAGTGGTGGCCCCTCCCCCAGTGAGAAATCTTGGATTGTTAGGGTTGGCTGAACATTAGAAAAACCTCTGTGCAGCCCCAAGAAAATGGACAGGTGGAGGCagattggggtgggggagggtgtcaGGAAGTGGGTTCTTGGCATAGTCTTGTGGTTGTTACCTTGCTTGGGGATGGGGGTTACTCCACCAGCCAGTTTGACATCTTGCTGCATGCCATTCCCTGACCCAAAGAGCTAGTGATAGTGGGAGGCAGGAGTTCCTATCTTTGACCCTTGTGAGGGAGTGATTAGCATGCCACCATCTCTCTACCTTGGCAGGCTTTAAACAGAATTGACAAGGCAGTCTCCAGAATGGGCGCCTGGGTAGCAGCATCCTTTCTGCCAACTTGCCATGGTGCCAGGCTGGAGAACAGGGTGGAAGTGTGCTGGGGCTTtctgtgcctgtgttcttgttGTCCCTCTTGTCATGTTCCCTGGCATGGTGGAGATTTTGGTTTTCTGCTGGAACATGGAAGGCTATACAGGTCCCCCATGCTGGTGGCACAGAGTTGGAGGCATCAGAGGTCCACAGTGACCACTAGTAGAAGTGTTACCTGGCAGCATGGGCATCCCACCTCCTGGTGGGCAGGGTCCCAAGTGCACGTATATACTTTATTCTAGCGAACTTTCCCACCTCCCCTCAGAGCGGGGTCTCCAGGGGTCTGCCCAGTGGAACCAGTAGGCTCTGGGCTGTACCCTACCCACATGGATTGTTTCTCCTTGCTCTCCTCCTGCTAGGACGCTGTGTGTTCCTGCTCTAACACAGGTCCTGGTGGGTTTCGAGATTCTTTTCGGAAGGAGAATATTGGAGTCAGTTAGGAGGGGTGAGCTGACCCAGGTTGGCCCTGCTTCCCAGGCTGAGAGCCAAGGCAGGTGCTTGAGTTCCAAACTTCCCCACAGACCCTTGCCAGGAGGCTCAAAATACTCCTAacgaggagagggagagaagtaaTTCCTTGAATGTGATGCCAGTGCCCAGCAGAAACTCACATGTCCAGGGACACCAACTTTGCCCAACCTTAGGCACCATCCTCAGAACCATTCCTGGAGCTGGCCTGTGGGCAGGCTGGCAGGCACCCAGCTGGCCTTCTCAGCCTGGAGGTGCCCCAGCTATGGAAGGAAGGCCCTACAGCCTTTGGGTCCTCATTCTGATGTCAAAGTGTGCCCTAATCCAATCCCTGTGGAGCCCTGGGCCCTGTATGGGGAAAGAGAACCCATAGGGTTCTGAGAGAGGAGTGTGAGCAGTAAGGCATGTCAGTTTCCTGGGGGAAAGAGTGCAGGGCATGAGCCAAGTTCAGATCCCAAGTGACCTGTCATCTTTCCCCTGGCCCCAGGCAACTGGCTCTGAAGGCCCTCAACGAGCGGTTGAAGCGAGTGGAGGACCAGTCCGTCTGGCCCAGCATGGAAGACGATGAAGAGGAGGCTGGGGCCAAGGTGGATAGCCCCCTGCCGTCAGACAAGGCCGCCACGCTCCCAGGGAAGGGGCCTGTCCCAGAATCCAGCCTGATCACCTTTGAGGCAGCTCCCCCGAAGCTGTAACTCTAGACCACCTTGAGTGTAGCACCTCTTCTCCCAAGCCCCCCTTGATACACTCTCAGCTACTCCAGGGCACTGACTGCTctgaggagagggaagaaggccTGCTGGGGGTTGCCACAGCCTTCTGCTATTTCTCGCCAACACTACCCAGGATTCTTGCTACCTGGTTCCAACTCCAGACAACCACTATGCCAGGCATGGGGCCTCTGAAGCACAGCCAGCCCAGGCCATCTGAGGTAAGACTGCACCTCAGCAGGTAGCCTCAAGCAAGTGGCTGCAGGAGCACTGGTGCCATGGCTTCTAGGCCAACCCTCACACCTGATACTGGTTGCCGAGAGCCCTGAGCCAAGGCAGGATTTGCCAAAAACATTCTGGGGGTCCAGCCAGTGCAGGAGCCAGTGCAGGGCTGTACATCCCTGCCCGCCCGCAAAGAGACTACATTCATGTCAAGATTTCTGATTCCCTCTGCTGTGGCCTTAGCTGCTTCTGGGCCAGAACAGTCACAGCTCCCAGGTATTTTCTACAGGACCACTTGAGTGGGCAGCCAAGCCCAGCCTCGCAGTATCAATAAAGCAGTTCTTTGAGGTATGACTCCTGGGCTCTGTTAGACCACCTTGTGCAGCCCCCTTATCATGCTCAACTGCAGAGTTAGACAGGGACTTAACTCTAGGTTCAAGGGCTCGGTCACCAAGGCTATTCCAGCTGGATAAAAAGCCCATTGTCCTCATCCCCTTCCCCCCATCACACTCCCCCTTGCCTCACCACCAGATGCCCACTGTCAAGCAGTCTTCCCAGAGCTGTCACCTCAGGCTCTTACTTACTTTCTGCCTCCCGGCACTACCTGGTTAAGGAGGCCCTGCCTGGAGGACCTGATAATTAAGCACCTCTCTATCATAAGGGGTTGTTCTTATCCATGGCTCACCTCCAAGACAGAGTGCTCAGGGCTTGACACCTAGGCAGGCAGCCCATCCTCAGCTCCCATCCTGTCATTGCCCAGATTTGACCACCATAGTCTAGAAACTCCAACATAGTGAGCAGCTGGGAGACTGAAATACACACAGCCGCACCATTCACAGCTACAGCCCTCGGGCctgctggggccctgggtggCATGGGGTGCTTAGCAGCCAGATCCAGGGGTCTAGTGTGCCAAGAGAGCTTTAGCCCCTCAGTGAGCAGCCAGGGATGGGTCCACATCTTGCCCAGCTGCCCATTTCTTCATGCTGATGGCATTAGCAAGAACTATTCCCAACTTTGGGCTGCTCCTCCCATCCattcttttcagtctttattttttttttattttttatttttttggccgcacctcacggcacatgggatcaaacccacgccccctgcattggaagtgtggagtgttAACCACCAGagcaccaggaaagtcccttcagtctttttaaaaattttattttacttttttctcttatctAATTTCTGGACATACCAGCACAAGTTGAGTTGCTGTGGGCAGGGGGCAGTCTTACAACCCAACTTCATCCAGACACATGATCCATAAACTGCTCTGGGAtggcagagaaagaaggaaagggtaGGTACTCCAGCATGAGGAGCAAGTAATAATGTCACACAAAGGACTCCGGCTACCCGTGACCGCACCAGTGCCCGAGGTGTCCCGTGACCAAGTCAGCTGAGACAGTCCAGGAGGTCTCAGCCCTGGCTACCACACTGAGGGGCAAATCCAGGCTTCCTCTAGTTCTGGGAAGAGCTCACGGCTGGATCCTCTTGCGGTACAGGTAGGCGTTGCTCACCTGGTTCATAATGACCAAGCTGGTAACAACAGGGCATAGCACAGCCAGGTACCAGACCCCACCGGTGACTGTGGCAGTGAACCAGAGTGAGCACATGCCCAACAAAAGGCTGGAACTACCCAGAAGGTAGCCCACCAACCCAGAAGTGGCATGGTACAGCTTGAGCTTGGCCAGGGGCCATCGAGGCAGCAATTTGGGATAGAGCAGCCCCACCCCACCTGAGCactgcagccctgcccacagcaCAGCTAGCAGCCCTGCCCGCCCATGCCACGTAGCCAGGTGGGCTTTGCCAAGCTGTTCCTTGTGAAGGATGACGAGGCCCAGGCCCAGCAGTGCACACAGCAGGGCCAGCAGCTGCAGAACCCAGTGGCAGCGTGCTCGGCCCTTCCGCGAGAGGGAGCGCAGCAGCGAACTCTCAGGAGAGAACACCAGCAGTGCCTCGGTCATCAGGAAAGAGAACTGGGGAGACAGGGATGGGACACTAAATGAGAGTGCTGcccagcagaagggaagaaagctTTAGATATAACCTAAGCTGCCAGCTAGTGTGGGCAGATTGCGCTTCATTCTCTCCCCACTAAAGGGTATCTGTTTGGTGGCACAAAAGTGGAGAACTCCATCTGGGACAGAACATCTGCTCCGAGTAACCAGCAGAAGGTACCTCTCCACACTGCTTCTAGGTGCTATTCTGAAATGTCATCTCTGCTGTGCTACCCAGCAAACAAACACAAGGTTT encodes:
- the CYB561D2 gene encoding transmembrane reductase CYB561D2, which translates into the protein MALSVETESYIYRALRTASGAAAHIVALGFTIFVAVLARPGSSLFSWHPMLMSLAFSFLMTEALLVFSPESSLLRSLSRKGRARCHWVLQLLALLCALLGLGLVILHKEQLGKAHLATWHGRAGLLAVLWAGLQCSGGVGLLYPKLLPRWPLAKLKLYHATSGLVGYLLGSSSLLLGMCSLWFTATVTGGVWYLAVLCPVVTSLVIMNQVSNAYLYRKRIQP
- the TMEM115 gene encoding transmembrane protein 115, giving the protein MQRALPGARQHLGAILSSASVVVKALCAAVLFLYLLSFAVDTGCLAVTPGYLFPPNFWIWTLATHGLVEQHVWDVAISLATVVVAGRLLEPLWGALELLIFFSVVNVSVGLLGAFAYLLTYMASFNLVYLFTVRIHGALGFLGGVLVALKQTMGDCVVLRVPQVRVSVVPMLLLGLLLLLRLATLLQSPALASYGFGLISSWVYLRFYQRHSRGRGDMADHFAFATFFPEILQPVVGLLANLVHGLLVKVKICQKTVKRYDVGAPSSITISLPGTDPQDAERRRQLALKALNERLKRVEDQSVWPSMEDDEEEAGAKVDSPLPSDKAATLPGKGPVPESSLITFEAAPPKL